In a single window of the Streptomyces sp. NBC_00094 genome:
- a CDS encoding LacI family DNA-binding transcriptional regulator, producing the protein MPDQTTGSRPTLEAVAARAGVSRATASRVVNGGAGVRAPLVEKVNRAVEELGYVPNHAARTLVTRRNGAVAVIIEEPEFRIFSDPFFEQQVRGISRELTAHDSQLVLLWVEGPGDHERIARYLGGGHVDGALAFSLHSDDALPALIDRARIPVVFGGRPAPGIDPAVPYVDCDNRGGAREAVGHLVGLGRRAVAHIAGPHDQTSAVDRLHGYHDVLPDADPALLCRGAFTEESGARAMAELLDRRPDVDAVFVANDLMATGALRTLRERGIRVPEDVAVVGFDDMASVVDRTSPALTTVRQDIEGMGRLMVKLLMRLLDGPGGAAPASVITPTSLVRRDSA; encoded by the coding sequence GTGCCGGATCAGACCACGGGCTCGCGCCCCACGCTGGAAGCCGTCGCCGCACGCGCCGGTGTGTCCCGTGCCACGGCGTCGCGGGTCGTCAACGGCGGTGCGGGGGTACGCGCTCCGCTGGTCGAGAAGGTGAACCGGGCCGTCGAGGAGCTCGGGTACGTCCCCAACCACGCGGCGCGCACCCTGGTCACCCGGCGCAACGGCGCGGTGGCCGTGATCATCGAGGAGCCCGAGTTCCGGATCTTCTCCGACCCGTTCTTCGAGCAGCAGGTGCGCGGTATCAGCCGGGAGTTGACGGCGCACGACTCCCAGCTGGTGCTGCTGTGGGTGGAGGGTCCCGGTGACCACGAGCGGATCGCCCGCTATCTGGGCGGCGGCCACGTCGACGGGGCGCTCGCCTTCTCCCTGCACAGCGACGACGCGCTGCCCGCCCTGATCGACCGGGCCCGCATCCCGGTGGTGTTCGGCGGGCGCCCCGCGCCGGGCATCGACCCCGCGGTGCCGTACGTCGACTGCGACAACCGCGGCGGCGCCCGGGAGGCCGTGGGCCATCTGGTCGGTCTGGGCCGTCGGGCCGTCGCCCACATCGCCGGGCCGCACGACCAGACCTCCGCCGTCGACCGGCTCCACGGCTACCACGACGTCCTGCCCGACGCCGATCCGGCTCTGCTCTGCCGGGGCGCCTTCACCGAGGAGAGCGGCGCCCGCGCCATGGCCGAGCTCCTCGACCGCAGGCCGGACGTGGACGCCGTGTTCGTCGCCAACGACCTGATGGCGACGGGTGCGTTGCGTACCCTGCGGGAGCGCGGGATCCGGGTCCCGGAGGACGTCGCGGTCGTCGGCTTCGACGACATGGCCTCGGTGGTCGACCGGACCTCCCCCGCGCTGACGACCGTGCGCCAGGACATCGAGGGCATGGGCCGGCTGATGGTCAAGCTCCTGATGCGGCTGCTCGACGGGCCCGGCGGTGCGGCTCCGGCCTCCGTGATCACCCCGACGTCGCTGGTACGCCGCGACTCGGCCTGA
- a CDS encoding amidohydrolase family protein has product MQSSTTPSPGSLSRRTMLAGAAALAGTTAAIATPAQAQALTPAAQAAAHTQATAHTQAAVSAPGASAAGGRRDRAVVFRNVRPFGAARPTDLVVVDGRVADGPAPRGAKVVEGGGRIALPSLVDAHIHPDKTTWGGPWVSRRPANGIADYVAQDVELFRAQSRPVAERAYGLMSHAVARGTRAMRAHADVAPAYGLAGVEGVAEARERLRHALDVQIVAFPQHGVIRTPGTAALLEEAAREGTIDMIGGIDPIGFDQALDAQLDLVFGIADRHGVGVDIHLHDRGEKGITAMRGIIDRTRALSLAGKVTVSHVFCLPGLSDRELGAIAADLGAQDIALTTVAPSDSLVLPIARLREHGVRVGLGSDGVRDSWSPFGNADMLHRAQLLGWVTDVRLDEELTDCYRVAAHGGADVMGLAHADLTPGAPADFVLVRGECLPQVVVDMPQRDLVVHGGVVVARDGEFLA; this is encoded by the coding sequence ATGCAGTCGTCCACCACGCCCTCCCCCGGCAGCCTCTCCCGCCGCACGATGCTGGCCGGCGCCGCCGCCCTGGCCGGTACGACGGCCGCGATCGCGACCCCTGCCCAGGCCCAGGCACTGACCCCTGCCGCCCAGGCCGCGGCCCACACTCAGGCCACTGCCCACACCCAGGCAGCCGTCTCCGCGCCCGGCGCGTCCGCCGCCGGCGGGCGCCGCGACAGGGCCGTGGTCTTCCGGAACGTCCGCCCGTTCGGGGCGGCGCGGCCCACCGACCTCGTGGTCGTCGACGGCCGCGTCGCGGACGGCCCCGCGCCGCGGGGCGCGAAGGTCGTCGAGGGCGGCGGCCGGATCGCGCTCCCGTCCCTCGTGGACGCCCACATCCACCCCGACAAGACGACCTGGGGCGGCCCCTGGGTGTCGCGGCGCCCGGCGAACGGCATCGCCGACTACGTCGCCCAGGACGTCGAACTGTTCCGGGCCCAGAGCCGGCCCGTCGCCGAGCGCGCGTACGGGCTGATGTCCCACGCCGTCGCCCGGGGTACGCGGGCGATGCGCGCCCACGCCGACGTGGCCCCCGCCTACGGCCTCGCCGGGGTGGAGGGCGTCGCGGAGGCCCGCGAGCGGTTGCGGCACGCCCTCGACGTCCAGATCGTGGCCTTCCCGCAGCACGGCGTCATCCGTACGCCGGGCACGGCGGCGCTCCTCGAGGAGGCGGCGCGCGAGGGCACGATCGACATGATCGGCGGCATCGACCCGATCGGCTTCGACCAGGCCCTCGACGCACAGCTCGACCTCGTCTTCGGCATCGCGGACCGGCACGGCGTCGGTGTGGACATCCATCTGCACGACCGCGGCGAGAAGGGGATCACGGCCATGCGCGGCATCATCGACCGCACGCGCGCCCTGTCCCTCGCCGGCAAGGTCACCGTCAGCCACGTCTTCTGCCTGCCGGGCCTGTCGGACCGCGAGCTCGGCGCGATCGCCGCCGACCTGGGCGCCCAGGACATCGCCCTCACCACGGTGGCGCCCTCCGACTCGCTGGTGCTGCCGATCGCCCGGCTGCGCGAGCACGGGGTGCGGGTCGGGCTCGGCTCCGACGGTGTGCGCGACTCGTGGAGCCCGTTCGGCAACGCGGACATGCTGCACCGCGCGCAGCTCCTCGGCTGGGTGACGGACGTGCGCCTCGACGAGGAGCTGACGGACTGCTACCGCGTCGCGGCCCACGGCGGCGCGGACGTCATGGGCCTCGCGCACGCCGACCTCACGCCCGGTGCCCCGGCCGACTTCGTCCTCGTACGCGGCGAATGCCTGCCGCAGGTCGTCGTGGACATGCCCCAGCGGGACCTGGTCGTGCACGGCGGGGTCGTGGTGGCCCGCGACGGCGAGTTCCTCGCCTGA
- a CDS encoding GntR family transcriptional regulator, producing the protein MAETGRTGEASLSARAREAVLQRIVDRRYAQGARLVEREVAEELGMSRVPVREALRALVTEGLLELLPHSGVRVRRLERADVEHLYEVWEPLAVQASRLAARALAVGDAEGLAALEATLRQAESAAAAGEGTREVAAHTAFHEGVVAMTGNPLLARTMEQLSWQLRLLFGLREEPAHMRAQHAEMFRHIAAGDAEAAAACTLLHVRDSRAVALRSLFGDA; encoded by the coding sequence GTGGCGGAGACGGGCAGGACCGGAGAGGCCTCGCTCAGCGCACGCGCGCGCGAGGCCGTCCTCCAGCGCATCGTCGACCGGCGGTACGCGCAGGGCGCCCGGCTCGTCGAGCGGGAGGTCGCCGAGGAGCTCGGCATGTCCCGCGTCCCCGTGCGCGAGGCGCTGCGCGCGCTGGTCACCGAAGGACTCCTGGAACTGCTCCCGCACAGCGGCGTCCGCGTGCGCCGGCTCGAACGCGCCGACGTGGAGCATCTGTACGAGGTGTGGGAGCCGCTCGCGGTCCAGGCGTCGCGGCTCGCGGCGCGGGCCCTGGCAGTGGGCGACGCCGAGGGCCTCGCCGCGCTGGAGGCGACCCTCCGGCAGGCCGAGTCGGCGGCCGCGGCGGGTGAGGGGACGCGTGAGGTGGCCGCTCACACGGCGTTCCACGAGGGCGTCGTCGCCATGACGGGCAACCCCCTGCTCGCCCGCACGATGGAACAGCTGAGCTGGCAGCTCCGGCTGCTGTTCGGGCTGCGTGAGGAGCCCGCGCACATGCGGGCGCAGCACGCCGAGATGTTCCGGCACATCGCGGCCGGGGACGCGGAGGCGGCGGCGGCCTGCACGCTGCTGCACGTGCGGGACAGCAGGGCCGTCGCCCTGCGGTCGCTCTTCGGCGACGCCTGA
- a CDS encoding LacI family DNA-binding transcriptional regulator, which yields MKVGITDVAAHAQVSEATVSRVINRRQGVSKKTREAVEQAMAELGYERPTQGQLVAVVTEFVSNPFFADVAERIESALAPHGLKTVLCPVFPGGVQELDFLTSLVDKGIAAVVFLSASNTVEGADTDGYELLRQRRVPYVGINGEFADGVPAPVFSTDDALAAELAVDHLHRLGHRRIGMASGPAGNRPADRRVRGFVDAMARRGIDDAERRVVRQSYSVEGGQAAASSLIGLGATGIVAASDFMALGAIRGIRRQGLSVPDDVSVVGYDGSTVTEFTDPALTTVRQPADRLALEVGRSVLALVSNREVPAGELLFDPELVIRASTGPAAP from the coding sequence ATGAAGGTCGGGATCACCGACGTCGCAGCCCACGCACAGGTCAGCGAGGCCACCGTCAGCCGGGTGATCAACCGGCGGCAGGGCGTCTCGAAGAAGACCCGCGAGGCGGTCGAGCAGGCGATGGCCGAGCTCGGCTACGAGCGGCCCACACAGGGGCAACTCGTCGCCGTCGTCACCGAGTTCGTCTCCAACCCGTTCTTCGCCGATGTGGCCGAGCGGATCGAGTCGGCGCTCGCCCCGCACGGTCTGAAGACGGTCCTCTGTCCCGTCTTCCCCGGCGGCGTCCAGGAGTTGGACTTCCTCACCTCGCTGGTCGACAAGGGGATCGCGGCCGTCGTCTTCCTCTCCGCGTCCAACACGGTCGAGGGCGCGGACACGGACGGCTACGAACTGCTGCGCCAGCGCCGCGTCCCGTACGTGGGGATCAACGGCGAGTTCGCGGACGGCGTGCCGGCCCCGGTCTTCTCCACCGACGACGCGCTCGCCGCCGAACTGGCCGTGGACCACCTCCACCGCCTCGGCCACCGGCGCATCGGCATGGCCTCGGGCCCGGCGGGGAACCGCCCCGCCGACCGGCGGGTGCGGGGCTTCGTCGACGCCATGGCCCGGCGCGGCATCGACGACGCGGAGCGCCGGGTCGTCCGCCAGTCGTACAGCGTGGAGGGCGGTCAGGCCGCGGCCTCCTCCCTGATCGGTCTCGGCGCCACCGGGATCGTCGCGGCCAGCGACTTCATGGCCCTGGGGGCCATCCGCGGGATCCGCCGCCAGGGACTGTCCGTCCCGGACGACGTCTCGGTGGTGGGCTACGACGGTTCCACGGTCACGGAGTTCACCGACCCGGCCCTCACCACGGTCCGCCAGCCCGCGGACCGGCTGGCCCTGGAGGTGGGCCGGAGCGTCCTGGCCCTGGTCAGCAACCGTGAGGTCCCCGCGGGCGAGCTCCTCTTCGACCCGGAGCTGGTCATCCGCGCGTCGACGGGCCCTGCGGCCCCGTAG
- a CDS encoding glycoside hydrolase family 36 protein, which translates to MKEQKTDHAPAVVTTAHAAPAAAEPLLDDVSIAVLAPGHPGVRPHWELAPLTDGLRMLSVRAEGVPVEIRFSVPLADAAGYWHPKGGWRRTLVADWEGLSQVCLVDGPAAGCLYEHSGATLLTFAAADPVPEATVRFGVSEENDTHVVHLSLPASAEPHRLLLVPRAPSVATAVRPLRTWFAAAHPPMPVPDAARLPAYSTWYAFNQDVTADAVEAQAGPAAELGCGVLILDDGWQRFGNGRGYAGCGDWQPDPAKFPDLAGHVARVRALGLHYLLWVAPLLLGPEADCHDRWAASAPAPATVPGGRVLDPRLPDVRRHVVELCVSLVREYGVDGLKLDFLDEAAVYSGDGAGDVGRAMTELLTEVRGALEAVRPGLLLELRQPYVGPGMAPFGNMLRSFDCPADATANRVRILDTTLLAVGGAVHSDMVMWSRSAPVETVARQLIGALHAVPQISVRLDELPPEHLAAVRFWLGRWHLHRELLLDGRTEPGRPDELYPLVVAARGDECLVSVHGDRVVELDFAAYRRFHLVNGSDRDRVMVEVTGGGPVAARVHGPDGRMMNDPLTLLPEGPRSLAVPRGGLVSLVLTEGPR; encoded by the coding sequence ATGAAAGAGCAGAAGACCGACCACGCGCCCGCGGTGGTGACCACCGCGCACGCGGCACCCGCCGCCGCCGAGCCGCTGCTCGACGACGTGTCGATCGCCGTCCTCGCCCCCGGTCACCCCGGCGTACGCCCCCACTGGGAGCTCGCCCCCCTCACGGACGGGCTGCGGATGCTCTCCGTACGGGCCGAAGGGGTTCCCGTGGAGATCCGCTTCTCCGTGCCGCTCGCCGACGCCGCCGGCTACTGGCATCCGAAGGGCGGCTGGCGGCGCACGCTGGTGGCCGACTGGGAGGGCCTCAGCCAGGTCTGTCTGGTCGACGGGCCCGCCGCCGGCTGTCTGTACGAGCACTCCGGCGCCACCCTCCTCACCTTCGCCGCCGCCGACCCGGTCCCCGAGGCCACCGTCCGCTTCGGGGTCTCGGAGGAGAACGACACCCACGTCGTCCACCTGAGCCTGCCGGCCTCCGCGGAGCCGCACCGGCTGCTCCTCGTGCCGCGCGCGCCCTCCGTCGCCACCGCCGTACGACCGCTCCGCACGTGGTTCGCCGCGGCCCACCCGCCGATGCCGGTGCCCGACGCGGCCCGGCTCCCCGCGTACTCCACCTGGTACGCCTTCAACCAGGACGTCACCGCCGACGCCGTCGAGGCGCAGGCGGGTCCCGCCGCCGAACTGGGCTGCGGGGTCCTCATCCTGGACGACGGCTGGCAGCGGTTCGGCAACGGCCGGGGCTACGCCGGCTGCGGCGACTGGCAGCCGGACCCCGCCAAGTTCCCCGACCTCGCCGGACACGTGGCCCGGGTCCGCGCCCTGGGGCTGCACTACCTGCTCTGGGTGGCGCCGCTGCTGCTCGGCCCCGAGGCCGACTGCCACGACCGCTGGGCGGCGTCGGCGCCCGCCCCGGCCACGGTGCCCGGCGGACGGGTGCTGGACCCGCGCCTCCCCGACGTACGCCGGCACGTCGTCGAGCTGTGCGTCTCGCTCGTCCGCGAGTACGGCGTCGACGGCCTCAAGCTGGACTTCCTCGACGAGGCGGCGGTGTACTCGGGCGACGGCGCCGGGGACGTCGGGCGGGCGATGACGGAGCTGCTCACGGAGGTCCGCGGGGCCCTGGAGGCCGTACGGCCCGGGCTGCTGCTCGAACTGCGCCAGCCGTACGTCGGTCCCGGCATGGCGCCGTTCGGGAACATGCTGCGCTCCTTCGACTGCCCGGCGGACGCGACCGCCAACCGGGTGCGGATCCTCGACACCACGCTCCTCGCCGTGGGCGGGGCCGTCCACTCCGACATGGTGATGTGGTCCCGCTCCGCGCCGGTGGAGACGGTGGCCCGCCAGCTGATCGGGGCGCTCCACGCGGTCCCGCAGATCTCCGTACGCCTGGACGAGCTGCCGCCGGAGCACCTGGCGGCCGTACGGTTCTGGCTCGGGCGCTGGCACCTGCACCGGGAGCTGCTGCTCGACGGCCGGACGGAGCCGGGGCGGCCGGACGAGCTGTATCCGCTGGTGGTGGCCGCCCGTGGCGACGAATGCCTGGTGAGCGTGCACGGCGACCGGGTGGTGGAGCTCGACTTCGCCGCGTACCGCCGCTTCCATCTCGTCAACGGCTCGGACCGGGACCGGGTGATGGTGGAGGTCACCGGCGGCGGTCCGGTGGCCGCCCGGGTCCACGGGCCGGACGGCCGTATGATGAATGATCCGCTGACGCTCCTGCCGGAGGGACCCCGTTCCCTGGCCGTCCCGCGTGGCGGTCTGGTGTCGCTCGTACTCACGGAAGGACCGCGATGA
- a CDS encoding carbohydrate ABC transporter permease, whose amino-acid sequence MTTRHPGRSIMLTSGLAIALAAVAVPFYWLAVGATHSSQEIFDSPPPLLPGGHLAENLASLRETADFGRVVLNSLGIATVYTLLAGAVCTLAGYGFATYRFRGREALFGLLMLGLVVPAQITLVPLFKLMAELHWLNTYQAVIAPNLALPFGIFLMRQSMAALPQELLDSGRMDGCGEFRLFLRVALPPMRPALAALALFLFLYQWNDFIWPLIVLRDSATFTIPVALASLQGLDETDYGAILAGTAIAAVPMAVVFLALQRHFVSGLLAGAVKE is encoded by the coding sequence GTGACCACCCGCCACCCCGGCCGGAGCATCATGCTCACCTCCGGGCTCGCCATCGCCCTGGCCGCCGTCGCGGTCCCCTTCTACTGGCTGGCCGTCGGCGCCACCCACAGCTCGCAGGAGATCTTCGACAGCCCGCCGCCCCTGCTGCCCGGCGGGCACCTCGCGGAGAACCTCGCCAGCCTGCGGGAGACCGCCGACTTCGGCCGGGTGGTGCTCAACTCCCTGGGCATCGCCACCGTCTACACGCTGCTCGCGGGCGCGGTGTGCACGCTCGCCGGGTACGGCTTCGCGACCTACCGGTTCCGTGGCCGCGAGGCCCTGTTCGGGCTCCTCATGCTCGGCCTGGTCGTGCCCGCGCAGATCACCCTGGTCCCGTTGTTCAAGCTGATGGCCGAGCTGCACTGGCTCAACACCTACCAGGCCGTCATCGCCCCCAACCTGGCCCTGCCCTTCGGCATCTTCCTGATGCGCCAGTCGATGGCGGCGCTCCCGCAGGAGCTCCTCGACTCGGGCCGGATGGACGGCTGCGGGGAGTTCCGGCTGTTCCTGCGGGTCGCGCTGCCCCCGATGCGCCCGGCCCTCGCGGCCCTCGCCCTGTTCCTCTTCCTGTACCAGTGGAACGACTTCATCTGGCCTCTGATCGTGCTGCGCGACTCCGCCACGTTCACCATCCCGGTGGCGCTCGCCTCCCTCCAGGGCCTGGACGAGACCGACTACGGCGCCATCCTGGCCGGCACCGCCATCGCCGCCGTACCCATGGCGGTCGTGTTCCTCGCGCTCCAGCGCCACTTCGTCTCCGGCCTCCTCGCGGGCGCGGTGAAGGAATGA
- a CDS encoding carbohydrate ABC transporter permease: MTPGATTTDGRGGGGSRAAATPAPSPAPAPAPARPRRRAGRSAPYLFVLPALLLFAAFKLYPIAWSFLLGLHRTVGGTETFVGADNYVRLADDPLFWTALRNTGVILAVQVPLMLALATGLAVALDSTLLRGRPVFRLGFFLPMVTGLVAYGIVFSVLLNEEYGLVNWLFGLVGVDPVPWLTEGMWARISLGLALTWHYTGYNAVILLARLQTIPAELYDAAAVDGAGALNAFRHVTLPGLRPALLLTTVLSTIGTLQLFDEPYVLTGGGPDNATLTIGVYLYRNAFTYFDFGYASAIAYALTVLVGVLGLIQFRLLGEKS, from the coding sequence ATGACACCCGGCGCCACCACGACGGACGGCCGGGGCGGAGGCGGCTCCCGTGCGGCCGCCACCCCGGCCCCGTCACCCGCTCCGGCCCCCGCCCCCGCCCGTCCCCGGCGGCGGGCGGGCCGGTCGGCCCCGTACCTCTTCGTGCTGCCCGCGCTGCTGCTCTTCGCCGCGTTCAAGCTCTACCCCATCGCCTGGTCGTTCCTGCTCGGCCTGCACCGCACGGTGGGCGGCACCGAGACCTTCGTGGGCGCCGACAACTACGTACGCCTCGCCGACGACCCGCTGTTCTGGACCGCGCTGCGCAATACGGGGGTGATCCTCGCCGTCCAGGTGCCGCTGATGCTGGCGCTCGCCACCGGTCTCGCGGTCGCCCTCGACTCGACCCTGCTGCGCGGCCGGCCCGTCTTCCGGCTCGGCTTCTTCCTGCCGATGGTCACGGGCCTCGTCGCGTACGGCATCGTCTTCTCCGTCCTCCTCAACGAGGAGTACGGACTCGTCAACTGGCTGTTCGGCCTCGTCGGTGTGGACCCGGTGCCCTGGCTGACCGAGGGCATGTGGGCACGGATCTCCCTGGGCCTGGCCCTGACCTGGCACTACACCGGCTACAACGCCGTGATCCTGCTCGCCAGGCTCCAGACGATCCCGGCCGAGCTGTACGACGCGGCCGCCGTGGACGGCGCGGGGGCACTGAACGCCTTCCGCCACGTCACGCTGCCCGGGCTCCGTCCCGCGCTGCTGCTCACGACGGTCCTGTCCACCATCGGTACGCTCCAGCTCTTCGACGAGCCGTACGTCCTCACCGGCGGCGGGCCGGACAACGCGACCCTGACCATCGGCGTGTACCTCTACCGGAACGCCTTCACGTACTTCGACTTCGGCTACGCCTCCGCCATCGCGTACGCGCTCACCGTCCTCGTCGGCGTGCTCGGCCTGATCCAGTTCCGCCTCCTCGGGGAGAAGTCGTGA
- a CDS encoding sugar ABC transporter substrate-binding protein — translation MTDQQSGRQPGRRQVLRGGGALAAAGLGGLGLTGLATLTGCSGSGGTGAGGSAGDPRKGRITVWSWQGPATELKALIPEFNKTYPDIQVTVEDIGNPAIWDKITAGLAAGGQGLADVLHIGVDYLPGYVERFPGGLADLAPLGATAHKDAFAAGLWQTVSPDGKRVNALPWEANSAGFYYRADLFEKAGVDVGALQTWDETIEAGKQLKARTGAHLLGIDKPASQPDAANFFQMLLQLQGAFYFDLEGRITLDSPEAVRAMTLIKTMNDAGLVSNLAGGWNALMSSLKRGTAAVLPWPTWFGGIIEEQVPGEAGKWKVRLPPAVRRGGPTAATVNSTHLAVAGSSKHQAAAWSFVEFALTRPASQVRIYRGKGIAPALLKAYDDSVFHEPSAFFSGQRKGEIFLDALKAPSPAVNYTADYARALKLVTDAQSKVLLKGADPAKVLAEAASELARQTGRKNVR, via the coding sequence ATGACGGACCAGCAGAGCGGAAGACAGCCGGGGCGCCGGCAGGTGCTGCGCGGAGGAGGCGCCCTCGCGGCGGCCGGACTCGGCGGACTCGGCCTCACCGGCCTGGCCACCCTCACCGGCTGCTCCGGCAGCGGCGGCACAGGCGCCGGCGGCAGCGCCGGGGATCCCCGCAAGGGGAGGATCACGGTCTGGTCCTGGCAGGGTCCGGCGACCGAACTGAAGGCTCTGATACCGGAGTTCAACAAGACGTACCCCGACATCCAGGTGACCGTCGAGGACATCGGCAACCCGGCGATCTGGGACAAGATCACAGCCGGTCTCGCCGCCGGCGGCCAGGGCCTCGCCGACGTCCTGCACATCGGCGTCGACTACCTGCCGGGGTACGTCGAGCGCTTCCCCGGCGGTCTCGCCGACCTCGCCCCGCTGGGCGCCACCGCCCACAAGGACGCCTTCGCCGCCGGTCTGTGGCAGACCGTCTCCCCCGACGGCAAGCGCGTCAACGCCCTTCCCTGGGAGGCGAACTCGGCGGGGTTCTACTACCGGGCCGACCTCTTCGAGAAGGCGGGCGTCGACGTCGGGGCGCTCCAGACCTGGGACGAGACGATCGAGGCGGGCAAGCAGCTCAAGGCGCGTACGGGCGCCCACCTCCTCGGCATCGACAAGCCGGCCTCGCAGCCCGACGCCGCCAACTTCTTCCAGATGCTCCTCCAGCTCCAGGGCGCCTTCTACTTCGACCTGGAGGGCCGCATCACCCTGGACTCCCCCGAGGCCGTCCGGGCCATGACGCTCATCAAGACCATGAACGACGCCGGTCTGGTCAGCAATCTGGCCGGCGGCTGGAACGCCCTGATGAGCTCCCTGAAGCGGGGCACCGCGGCCGTGCTGCCCTGGCCCACCTGGTTCGGCGGGATCATCGAGGAGCAGGTGCCCGGCGAGGCCGGCAAGTGGAAGGTCCGGCTTCCCCCGGCCGTCCGTCGCGGCGGCCCCACCGCGGCCACGGTGAACTCCACCCACCTCGCCGTCGCCGGCAGCAGCAAGCACCAGGCGGCCGCCTGGTCCTTCGTCGAGTTCGCGCTGACCCGCCCCGCCTCCCAGGTGCGGATCTACCGGGGCAAGGGCATCGCACCCGCCCTCCTCAAGGCGTACGACGACTCCGTCTTCCACGAGCCGTCCGCGTTCTTCAGCGGTCAGCGCAAGGGCGAGATCTTCCTCGACGCCCTCAAGGCGCCCAGCCCCGCCGTGAACTACACCGCCGACTACGCGCGCGCCCTGAAGCTCGTCACCGACGCCCAGTCCAAGGTGCTGCTCAAGGGCGCCGACCCGGCGAAGGTGCTCGCCGAGGCGGCGAGCGAGCTGGCCCGCCAGACCGGCAGGAAGAACGTGCGATGA
- a CDS encoding LapA family protein produces the protein MAQNAPPPPGPSTLTVKGRDMRIRTLGFIVLAGLAIWFIAANTGSVSIRLWIPTVTLPLWVVLTGTLLVGIVLGLIISNRRRAARRRARR, from the coding sequence ATGGCACAGAACGCACCTCCACCACCCGGCCCCTCGACGCTGACCGTCAAGGGCCGGGACATGCGGATCCGCACCCTCGGATTCATCGTGCTCGCGGGCCTCGCGATCTGGTTCATCGCGGCCAACACCGGCTCGGTCAGCATCCGGTTGTGGATTCCCACCGTCACCCTGCCACTCTGGGTCGTGCTCACGGGCACGCTCCTCGTGGGCATCGTCCTCGGGCTGATCATCTCCAACCGGCGGCGGGCCGCCCGACGGCGAGCCAGGCGCTGA
- a CDS encoding beta-glucanase — protein sequence MDADFSSAEQWTAGRSWAYPNGGPTNPGDNKLDYLVDDPAYSRTGVFRATRRPDAYWDAGLLTTEGSPEGFLVRAGDVLEARVRLPEETGAWPAIWTWLDGGQEIDVFEYHPDNPDLLELSNRIRGRHHYFRDPAVRPGAWVDLRVEFGSRSVVWWVNGARVFDDRRGVGRSWQAHLIVNLSVCAGRYHPAPDAGTSEMSYEVAELRVYRA from the coding sequence CTGGACGCGGACTTCTCCTCCGCCGAGCAGTGGACCGCGGGCCGCTCCTGGGCCTATCCGAACGGCGGACCGACCAATCCCGGCGACAACAAACTCGATTACCTGGTGGACGATCCCGCGTACAGCCGCACGGGGGTCTTCCGGGCGACCCGGCGCCCGGACGCCTACTGGGATGCCGGCCTGCTCACGACGGAGGGCAGCCCCGAGGGCTTCCTGGTACGGGCCGGCGACGTCCTGGAGGCCCGGGTCCGCCTGCCCGAGGAGACGGGCGCCTGGCCGGCGATCTGGACCTGGCTCGACGGCGGGCAGGAGATCGACGTCTTCGAGTACCACCCCGACAATCCGGACCTGTTGGAGCTCTCCAACCGCATCCGGGGGCGCCACCACTACTTCCGGGATCCGGCCGTCCGGCCCGGAGCCTGGGTCGACCTCCGGGTCGAGTTCGGCTCCCGTTCCGTGGTCTGGTGGGTCAACGGCGCGCGCGTCTTCGACGACCGGCGCGGAGTGGGCCGCTCCTGGCAGGCGCACCTCATCGTGAACCTCTCGGTCTGCGCCGGCCGCTACCACCCGGCACCGGACGCCGGGACGTCGGAGATGTCCTACGAGGTGGCGGAGTTGCGCGTGTACCGCGCGTGA